One segment of Anaeromyxobacter diazotrophicus DNA contains the following:
- a CDS encoding patatin-like phospholipase family protein, with amino-acid sequence MARAAAIVVGGAVAKGAFAAGALAELTRRLQRERTPIRALVGTSSGALNATMVAAGVRAGDPAGAADRLAVLWEQKVDVWHVFEPEPGSWWHGRGLSGTERIVELLASECPQRAQGSAAPEVALRLVVAPLAGTLAAAGGTSFEHVERFAGADLDSASGRRRIFQAAAASAAFPFAFQPVPLDGAGPCVDGGLVNNTPIGEALDQDREVEAIYVISAEPADLTLAPSAAAALGGSALLLRLVELLIDERLTRDLAEARAVNAWLAVLDRLERQGALSSAARADIVQALYPGREPGAVRPVELVEIRPPALLAGNAFKGFFRRELRRAYVEQGRAAARARLDEAPGA; translated from the coding sequence ATGGCGCGCGCGGCGGCGATCGTGGTCGGCGGAGCGGTCGCGAAGGGGGCCTTCGCCGCCGGCGCGCTGGCGGAGCTCACGCGGAGGCTCCAGCGCGAGCGCACCCCGATCCGCGCGCTGGTGGGGACGAGCTCGGGTGCGCTCAACGCGACGATGGTCGCGGCCGGCGTCCGCGCCGGAGATCCCGCCGGCGCGGCGGACCGGCTCGCCGTGCTGTGGGAGCAGAAGGTGGACGTCTGGCACGTGTTCGAGCCGGAGCCCGGGAGCTGGTGGCACGGTCGCGGCCTCTCGGGCACCGAGCGCATCGTGGAGCTGCTGGCGTCGGAGTGCCCCCAGCGCGCGCAGGGGAGCGCGGCGCCGGAGGTGGCGCTCCGCCTGGTGGTGGCGCCGCTCGCGGGCACCCTCGCCGCGGCCGGCGGGACCTCGTTCGAGCACGTCGAGCGCTTCGCGGGGGCGGACCTCGACTCCGCCAGCGGGCGGCGGCGCATCTTCCAGGCCGCGGCCGCCTCCGCCGCCTTCCCGTTCGCCTTCCAGCCGGTGCCGCTCGACGGCGCCGGGCCCTGCGTCGACGGCGGCCTGGTGAACAACACGCCCATCGGCGAGGCGCTCGATCAGGATCGCGAGGTCGAGGCGATCTACGTGATCTCGGCCGAGCCGGCGGACCTGACGCTCGCTCCCTCCGCGGCCGCCGCGCTCGGCGGGAGCGCGCTGCTGCTGCGGCTGGTCGAGCTGCTGATCGACGAGCGGCTCACCCGCGACCTCGCGGAGGCGCGGGCGGTGAACGCCTGGCTTGCGGTGCTGGACCGCCTCGAGCGCCAGGGGGCGCTCTCCAGCGCGGCGCGCGCCGACATCGTCCAGGCGCTCTACCCGGGCCGGGAGCCCGGCGCGGTGCGTCCGGTCGAGCTGGTCGAGATCCGGCCGCCGGCCCTGCTGGCGGGGAACGCGTTCAAGGGGTTCTTCCGCCGCGAGCTTCGCCGCGCCTACGTCGAGCAGGGCCGGGCCGCTGCCAGGGCTCGGCTCGACGAGGCGCCGGGGGCGTGA
- a CDS encoding aminotransferase class V-fold PLP-dependent enzyme has protein sequence MIAAREEGRDGLCGICPAGCPIRAVVAGDRLVRVEPAPDAPAGLFCTIGSRSPDVVHDPDRVATPLRRRGPKGTLAFEPVGWDEAMDGLARRLLRLREEHGPEAVAIYTGRGSFDQALCDIYQPAGVTVSSASSVLFPFGSPNTLGVGALCYVAFAMIAPHVTLGEMLVGMESDLERAELVVLWGANPATDSPPRAHHQVLQARRNGAEVIAIDPRRGETAVAAGAEWIPIRPGTDGALALGLIEVLLSEELHDDRFARDFTVGFDDLRRLVQHFRPEVVEGITGVPAATVRRLARRIAAARGAAPVTYTGLEYSGNGVQALRAQLVLWALAGQLDVPGGLLLRMKQGLFPQNRTRLQPNPDVGKALGRDRFPLYTHYRGESHAIALPPAVLDGDPYRIRALLVLGGSLVTAWPDPALWRRTLGGLELLVCIDRYLTADAAWADLVLPATTGYENLSYLRSGPAFRLRERLVPPVGEARSDAVILGELARRLGYGHLYPQTEEEVVRHALEGSGFTLEDVRRAGGTVRVPAPGMEYRKWEKGLLRPDGRPGFDTPSGKLEIASSILAEHGYDPLPSYGEPPESPQSRPDLARRFPLVLGSGTRTRFDFRSQHHGVRGLAERQPEPLVTMHPADAAARGIADGDPAVIETARGAAAFRARLDDGIAAGCVDACMGGGGPLGPAAWRACNVNVLTDPGQVDPISGFPVYKALLCQVRRAEGSRRSAPAPGGPPALEPALEPAPAPRPLYLDHNATTPLDPEVLEAMLPFLRDEHGNPSSLHGPGARARAALDAARRTVASALGCTARRVVFTGSGTEADNLAVRGAAWALRARGRHVVTTAIEHPAVLEACAALEELGFEVARLAVDGEGRVEPARLAAALRPDTVLVSVMMANNEFGTVEPIAALASVAHRAGALVHVDAVQALGKLAIDVGPLGVDLLSVSAHKIHGPKGVGALYVREGVPLAPLVRGGGQERGLRSGTENVAGIVGFAKACELAVRRLRAGEPARLSALVERLEVGLRALVPGLRRVGSADGLPGTLCVVLPGVRGESLVLDLARRGVALSSGSACKSGHPDPSHALLALGLSAAEAHGAVRFSLGAGNDAADVDEALSRIAAALREAREAVRFVPCR, from the coding sequence ATGATCGCGGCGCGGGAGGAGGGCCGGGACGGGCTGTGCGGGATCTGCCCGGCCGGGTGCCCGATCCGCGCCGTGGTGGCGGGCGATCGGCTCGTGCGCGTCGAGCCGGCCCCGGACGCGCCGGCCGGCCTGTTCTGCACCATCGGGAGCCGCTCGCCCGACGTCGTCCACGACCCGGACCGCGTCGCGACGCCGCTGCGGCGCCGCGGCCCCAAGGGCACCCTCGCCTTCGAGCCCGTCGGGTGGGACGAGGCGATGGACGGGCTGGCCCGGCGCCTGCTGCGCCTGCGCGAGGAGCACGGCCCGGAGGCGGTCGCGATCTACACCGGACGCGGCAGCTTCGACCAGGCGCTGTGCGACATCTACCAGCCGGCCGGCGTGACGGTGTCGTCCGCCTCGAGCGTGCTGTTCCCGTTCGGCTCGCCGAACACGCTGGGCGTCGGCGCGCTCTGCTACGTCGCGTTCGCGATGATCGCGCCCCACGTCACGCTCGGCGAGATGCTGGTGGGGATGGAGAGCGACCTCGAGCGCGCCGAGCTCGTCGTGCTGTGGGGCGCGAACCCCGCCACCGACTCGCCCCCGCGGGCGCACCACCAGGTGCTCCAGGCGCGCCGGAATGGCGCCGAGGTGATCGCCATCGATCCCCGCCGCGGCGAGACGGCCGTGGCGGCGGGCGCGGAGTGGATCCCGATCCGCCCCGGCACGGACGGCGCGCTGGCGCTGGGGCTCATCGAGGTGCTCCTCTCCGAGGAGCTCCACGACGACCGCTTCGCGCGCGACTTCACGGTCGGATTCGACGACCTGCGCCGGCTGGTGCAGCACTTCCGGCCCGAGGTGGTGGAGGGGATCACCGGCGTGCCGGCGGCGACGGTCCGCCGGCTGGCGCGCCGGATCGCCGCCGCCCGCGGCGCGGCGCCGGTCACGTACACCGGCCTCGAGTACTCCGGGAACGGCGTGCAGGCGCTCCGGGCGCAGCTCGTGCTCTGGGCCCTGGCCGGTCAGCTCGACGTGCCGGGCGGGCTCCTCCTGCGCATGAAGCAGGGGCTGTTCCCGCAGAACCGGACCCGGCTCCAGCCGAACCCGGACGTCGGCAAGGCGCTCGGGCGGGACCGGTTCCCGCTGTACACGCATTACCGGGGCGAGTCGCACGCGATCGCGCTGCCGCCCGCCGTCCTCGACGGCGACCCGTACCGGATCCGGGCGCTGCTGGTCCTGGGCGGCTCCCTCGTCACCGCCTGGCCCGATCCCGCGCTCTGGCGGCGGACGCTGGGCGGGCTCGAGCTCCTCGTCTGCATCGACCGCTACCTGACCGCTGACGCTGCCTGGGCGGACCTGGTCCTGCCCGCGACGACCGGGTACGAGAACCTCTCGTACCTGCGGAGCGGCCCGGCGTTCCGCCTCCGCGAGCGCCTGGTCCCGCCGGTCGGCGAGGCGCGCAGCGACGCCGTGATCCTGGGGGAGCTGGCGCGCCGGCTCGGGTACGGCCACCTCTACCCGCAGACCGAGGAGGAGGTGGTCCGGCACGCCCTCGAGGGGAGCGGCTTCACCCTGGAGGACGTGCGCCGGGCCGGCGGCACGGTGCGCGTCCCAGCGCCGGGCATGGAGTACCGCAAGTGGGAGAAGGGGCTCCTCCGCCCGGACGGGCGCCCCGGCTTCGACACGCCGAGCGGCAAGCTCGAGATCGCTTCCTCGATCCTGGCCGAGCACGGTTACGATCCGCTCCCGAGCTACGGGGAGCCGCCGGAGAGCCCGCAGAGCCGCCCCGACCTGGCGCGCCGCTTCCCGCTCGTGCTCGGCTCCGGCACGCGCACGCGCTTCGACTTCCGCAGCCAGCACCATGGCGTGCGGGGCCTGGCCGAGCGGCAGCCGGAGCCGCTGGTGACGATGCACCCGGCCGATGCGGCCGCGCGCGGGATCGCCGACGGCGACCCCGCTGTCATCGAGACCGCGCGCGGCGCGGCCGCATTCCGGGCGCGGCTCGACGACGGGATCGCCGCCGGCTGCGTGGACGCGTGCATGGGCGGGGGCGGTCCGCTCGGGCCCGCGGCGTGGCGCGCCTGCAACGTCAACGTCCTCACCGATCCCGGGCAGGTGGACCCGATCTCGGGCTTCCCCGTGTACAAGGCGCTGCTGTGCCAGGTGCGCCGCGCCGAGGGGTCTCGCCGCAGCGCGCCCGCCCCCGGCGGCCCGCCCGCCCTCGAGCCCGCCCTCGAGCCGGCGCCCGCACCCCGCCCGCTCTACCTCGATCACAACGCGACCACCCCGCTCGACCCCGAGGTGCTGGAGGCGATGCTCCCCTTCCTGCGCGACGAGCACGGGAACCCGTCGAGCCTTCACGGCCCCGGGGCCCGCGCCCGGGCCGCGCTCGACGCCGCGCGGCGCACGGTGGCGAGCGCGCTCGGGTGCACGGCGCGGCGCGTCGTCTTCACCGGGTCGGGCACCGAGGCGGACAACCTCGCCGTGCGCGGCGCCGCCTGGGCGCTCCGGGCGCGCGGCCGGCACGTCGTGACGACGGCCATCGAGCACCCGGCGGTGCTCGAGGCGTGCGCGGCGCTGGAGGAGCTCGGGTTCGAGGTCGCGCGCCTGGCGGTCGACGGCGAAGGCCGCGTGGAGCCCGCGAGGCTGGCCGCCGCGCTCCGCCCGGACACGGTGCTCGTGAGCGTCATGATGGCGAACAACGAGTTCGGGACGGTCGAGCCCATCGCGGCGCTGGCGTCCGTCGCGCACCGCGCGGGCGCGCTGGTGCACGTCGACGCGGTGCAGGCGCTCGGCAAGCTCGCCATCGACGTGGGCCCGCTCGGCGTCGACCTCCTCTCCGTCTCGGCGCACAAGATCCACGGGCCGAAGGGTGTGGGCGCGCTGTACGTCCGGGAAGGCGTCCCGCTCGCGCCGCTCGTCCGCGGGGGCGGGCAGGAGCGCGGCCTGCGCTCCGGGACCGAGAACGTGGCGGGCATCGTCGGGTTCGCGAAGGCCTGCGAGCTGGCCGTCCGCCGGCTGCGCGCCGGGGAGCCGGCGCGGTTGAGCGCGCTGGTCGAACGGCTGGAGGTGGGGCTGCGCGCGCTGGTGCCCGGGCTGCGGCGGGTGGGGAGCGCCGACGGCCTGCCCGGGACGCTCTGCGTCGTCCTGCCCGGCGTGCGGGGCGAGTCGCTCGTCCTCGACCTGGCCCGGCGCGGCGTGGCGCTCTCGTCCGGCTCGGCGTGCAAGTCGGGGCACCCCGATCCCTCGCACGCGCTCCTGGCCCTCGGGCTCAGCGCCGCCGAGGCGCACGGCGCCGTCCGGTTCTCGCTGGGCGCCGGGAACGACGCCGCGGACGTCGACGAGGCGCTCTCCCGGATCGCCGCCGCGCTCCGCGAGGCGCGCGAGGCGGTGCGCTTCGTCCCCTGCCGTTGA
- a CDS encoding glutamate synthase subunit beta, with product MGKPTGFLEYDREPSHVRPPLERAKDWSEEHPPYAEETMRQQGARCMDCGVPFCHTGQLIAGMAAGCPVNNLIPEWNDLVYRGQWQEAIIRLHKTNNFPEFTGRVCPAPCEGSCTLGINAPPVTIKNIEREIVDRAFAQGWVKAQPPLARTGKRVAVVGSGPAGLAAAAQLNKAGHAVTVYERADRVGGLLMYGIPNMKLDKGVVERRVRLMAEEGVKFVTGVEVGKDLAPGRLLTDFDAVVLTTGATQARDLKLEGRQLGGIHLAMDFLHQNTKSLLDSGHRDGKYLSAKDKHVVVIGGGDTGTDCVGTALRHGARSVTQLEIMPRPPDQRAADNPWPQWPKVYKLDYGQEEAKALWGEDPRQYAVSSKRFLGDEAGRVTGIELVSVDWLHGQDGRPVGPREVEGSKRVIPADLVLLALGFLGPEKGLVGELGLKLEERGATWTVATDAEKMTSVPGVFAAGDCSRGQSLVVWAIHEGRKAARGVDKYLMYGETVLP from the coding sequence ATGGGCAAGCCGACCGGATTCCTGGAGTACGACCGCGAGCCGTCGCACGTGCGCCCGCCGCTCGAGCGCGCCAAGGACTGGAGCGAGGAGCACCCGCCCTACGCCGAGGAGACGATGCGGCAGCAGGGTGCGCGCTGCATGGACTGCGGCGTGCCCTTCTGCCACACCGGCCAGCTCATCGCCGGCATGGCGGCGGGCTGCCCGGTGAACAACCTCATCCCGGAGTGGAACGACCTCGTCTACCGGGGCCAGTGGCAGGAGGCGATCATCCGCCTCCACAAGACCAACAACTTCCCCGAGTTCACCGGGCGCGTCTGCCCGGCGCCCTGCGAGGGCTCCTGCACGCTCGGCATCAACGCGCCGCCGGTCACCATCAAGAACATCGAGCGCGAGATCGTCGACCGCGCCTTCGCGCAGGGCTGGGTGAAGGCCCAGCCGCCGCTGGCGCGCACCGGCAAGCGGGTGGCGGTGGTGGGCTCGGGCCCGGCCGGCCTGGCCGCGGCCGCCCAGCTCAACAAGGCGGGCCACGCGGTGACCGTCTACGAGCGCGCCGACCGGGTGGGCGGGCTGCTCATGTACGGCATCCCCAACATGAAGCTCGACAAGGGCGTGGTCGAGCGGCGCGTGCGCCTCATGGCGGAGGAGGGCGTGAAGTTCGTCACCGGCGTCGAGGTGGGCAAGGACCTCGCCCCCGGGCGCCTCCTCACCGACTTCGACGCGGTGGTGCTCACCACCGGCGCCACCCAGGCGCGCGACCTGAAGCTCGAGGGCCGGCAGCTCGGGGGCATCCACCTGGCGATGGACTTCCTGCACCAGAACACGAAGTCCCTGCTCGACTCCGGCCACCGCGACGGGAAGTACCTCTCGGCCAAGGACAAGCACGTGGTCGTCATCGGCGGCGGGGACACCGGCACCGACTGCGTCGGCACCGCGCTGCGCCACGGGGCGCGGAGCGTCACGCAGCTCGAGATCATGCCGCGCCCGCCCGACCAGCGCGCCGCCGACAACCCGTGGCCGCAGTGGCCCAAGGTCTACAAGCTCGACTACGGGCAGGAGGAGGCGAAGGCGCTCTGGGGCGAGGATCCCCGCCAGTACGCCGTCTCCAGCAAGCGCTTCCTCGGCGACGAGGCGGGCCGGGTGACCGGCATCGAGCTCGTCAGCGTGGACTGGCTGCACGGCCAGGACGGGCGCCCGGTGGGCCCGCGCGAGGTGGAGGGCTCGAAGCGGGTCATCCCCGCCGACCTGGTGCTGCTCGCGCTCGGCTTCCTCGGCCCGGAGAAGGGCCTGGTCGGCGAGCTCGGCCTCAAGCTCGAGGAGCGCGGCGCCACCTGGACCGTCGCGACCGACGCCGAGAAGATGACGAGCGTCCCCGGCGTCTTCGCCGCCGGCGACTGCTCCCGCGGCCAGTCCCTGGTTGTGTGGGCGATCCACGAGGGCCGCAAGGCGGCGCGGGGCGTGGACAAGTACCTGATGTACGGGGAGACGGTGCTGCCGTAG